The Gadus chalcogrammus isolate NIFS_2021 chromosome 10, NIFS_Gcha_1.0, whole genome shotgun sequence genome contains a region encoding:
- the pomk gene encoding protein O-mannose kinase isoform X2, translating to MARRDIPTSTSVPVVFVCLGALLFGNVLIYLYLDSLHQSDEHPMSPHMGCPPRHFRMASMKTCYPWLQCPQVKAEVRKLKLIGQGAVKQVYLSEWRGQKVALSTLSSPEYLEDFLHGVTMLQTLQGPQVVQLVGWCPEEVLLVTEYHPLGSLLSLDATLAQERHRSRDTWQTRLRLALDYVSALSHLHASPAGCRVMCDSNSLEKTLSQFLLTADFHLVVNDLDALPEVDPSRGLLAKCGHRELTGDFVAPEQLWPFGGEEDDGGQPFSDELMPGYDHLSDVWKIPDVTRHLMGRVPGGDVAHFHLFQIHEECKRRDPRLRPSALDVLAVYRSVYANMGRDAAGSRDML from the exons ATGGCCCGGCGGGACATCCCCACATCAACAAGTGTTCCGGTGGTGTTTGTATGCCTAGGTGCCCTACTGTTTGGCAATGTGTTGATCTACCTGTACCTGGACTCTTTGCATCAAAGCGATGAACACCCGATGTCACCTCATATGGGCTGTCCGCCCAGACACTTCAGAATGGCTTCTATGAAAACCTGCTACCCCTGGTTGCAGTGTCCGCAGGTGAAGGCTGAGGTACGCAAGCTCAAGCTCATCGGACAGGGAGCAGTCAAGCAG GTTTACCTGTCTGAGTGGCGTGGTCAGAAGGTGGCCCTGTCTACTCTATCCTCACCTGAGTACCTCGAGGACTTCCTCCACGGTGTGACCATGCTGCAGACCCTTCAGGGCCCCCAAGTGGTGCAGCTTGTGGGCTGGTGCccggaggaggtcctcctggtcaCAGAGTACCACCCGCTGGGCTCGCTCCTCAGCCTGGACGCCACGCTGGCCCAGGAGCGCCACCGCAGCCGCGACACCTGGCAGACGCGGCTGCGCCTGGCCCTGGACTACGTGTCGGCGTTGAGCCATCTCCACGCCAGCCCGGCGGGCTGCCGCGTGATGTGCGACTCCAACAGCCTGGAGAAGACCCTGTCCCAGTTCCTGCTCACGGCCGACTTCCACCTGGTGGTCAACGACCTGGACGCCCTCCCCGAGGTGGACCCGTCCAGGGGGCTGCTCGCCAAATGCGGTCACCGGGAGCTCACGGGGGACTTTGTTGCCCCGGAGCAGCTGTGGCCCTTCGgcggcgaggaggacgacggcGGCCAGCCGTTCTCAGACGAGCTGATGCCCGGCTACGATCACCTCAGCGACGTGTGGAAGATTCCCGATGTGACGCGGCATCTGATGGGGAGGGTGCCCGGCGGGGACGTGGCGCACTTCCACCTCTTCCAGATCCACGAGGAGTGCAAGAGAAGGGACCCCAGGCTCCGGCCCTCTGCCCTGGACGTGTTGGCTGTGTACAGGTCGGTCTACGCCAACATGGGGCGAGATGCTGCTGGCTCCAGAGACATGCTTTAG
- the pomk gene encoding protein O-mannose kinase isoform X1, which produces MFLQLVTILGPVFTTMARRDIPTSTSVPVVFVCLGALLFGNVLIYLYLDSLHQSDEHPMSPHMGCPPRHFRMASMKTCYPWLQCPQVKAEVRKLKLIGQGAVKQVYLSEWRGQKVALSTLSSPEYLEDFLHGVTMLQTLQGPQVVQLVGWCPEEVLLVTEYHPLGSLLSLDATLAQERHRSRDTWQTRLRLALDYVSALSHLHASPAGCRVMCDSNSLEKTLSQFLLTADFHLVVNDLDALPEVDPSRGLLAKCGHRELTGDFVAPEQLWPFGGEEDDGGQPFSDELMPGYDHLSDVWKIPDVTRHLMGRVPGGDVAHFHLFQIHEECKRRDPRLRPSALDVLAVYRSVYANMGRDAAGSRDML; this is translated from the exons GTCCCGTGTTTACCACGATGGCCCGGCGGGACATCCCCACATCAACAAGTGTTCCGGTGGTGTTTGTATGCCTAGGTGCCCTACTGTTTGGCAATGTGTTGATCTACCTGTACCTGGACTCTTTGCATCAAAGCGATGAACACCCGATGTCACCTCATATGGGCTGTCCGCCCAGACACTTCAGAATGGCTTCTATGAAAACCTGCTACCCCTGGTTGCAGTGTCCGCAGGTGAAGGCTGAGGTACGCAAGCTCAAGCTCATCGGACAGGGAGCAGTCAAGCAG GTTTACCTGTCTGAGTGGCGTGGTCAGAAGGTGGCCCTGTCTACTCTATCCTCACCTGAGTACCTCGAGGACTTCCTCCACGGTGTGACCATGCTGCAGACCCTTCAGGGCCCCCAAGTGGTGCAGCTTGTGGGCTGGTGCccggaggaggtcctcctggtcaCAGAGTACCACCCGCTGGGCTCGCTCCTCAGCCTGGACGCCACGCTGGCCCAGGAGCGCCACCGCAGCCGCGACACCTGGCAGACGCGGCTGCGCCTGGCCCTGGACTACGTGTCGGCGTTGAGCCATCTCCACGCCAGCCCGGCGGGCTGCCGCGTGATGTGCGACTCCAACAGCCTGGAGAAGACCCTGTCCCAGTTCCTGCTCACGGCCGACTTCCACCTGGTGGTCAACGACCTGGACGCCCTCCCCGAGGTGGACCCGTCCAGGGGGCTGCTCGCCAAATGCGGTCACCGGGAGCTCACGGGGGACTTTGTTGCCCCGGAGCAGCTGTGGCCCTTCGgcggcgaggaggacgacggcGGCCAGCCGTTCTCAGACGAGCTGATGCCCGGCTACGATCACCTCAGCGACGTGTGGAAGATTCCCGATGTGACGCGGCATCTGATGGGGAGGGTGCCCGGCGGGGACGTGGCGCACTTCCACCTCTTCCAGATCCACGAGGAGTGCAAGAGAAGGGACCCCAGGCTCCGGCCCTCTGCCCTGGACGTGTTGGCTGTGTACAGGTCGGTCTACGCCAACATGGGGCGAGATGCTGCTGGCTCCAGAGACATGCTTTAG